The following are from one region of the Myotis daubentonii chromosome 2, mMyoDau2.1, whole genome shotgun sequence genome:
- the RIMKLB gene encoding beta-citrylglutamate synthase B — protein sequence MCSSVAAKLWFLTDRRIREDYPQKEILRALKAKCCEEELDFRAVVMDEVVLTIEQGNLGLRINGELITAYPQVVVVRVPTPWVQSDSDITVLRHLEKMGCRLMNRPQAILNCVNKFWTFQELAGHGVPLPDTFSYGGHENFSKMIDEAEVLEFPMVVKNTRGHRGKAVFLARDKHHLADLSHLIRHEAPYLFQKYVKESHGRDVRVIVVGGRVVGTMLRCSTDGRMQSNCSLGGVGMMCSLSEQGKQLAVQVSNILGMDVCGIDLLMKDDGSFCVCEANANVGFIAFDKACNLDVAGIIADYAASLLPSGRLTRRMSLLSVVSTASETSEPELGPPASTAVDNMSASSSSVDSDPESTERELLTKLPGGLFNMNQLLANEIELLVE from the exons ATGTGTAGCTCCGTGGCTGCCAAGTTGTGGTTTTTGACAGATCGTCGAATCAGGGAAGACTATCCACAAAAAGAGATCTTACGAGCATTAAAGGCCAAATGTTGTGAGGAGGAACTGGACTTTAGGGCCGTGGTGATGGATGAGGTAGTGCTGACAATCGAGCAAGGAAACCTGG GTTTGCGGATCAATGGAGAGCTAATTACTGCCTATCCCCAGGTGGTGGTAGTGAGAGTACCAACCCCTTGGGTGCAAAGTGATAGTGACATCACTGTTTTACGCCATTTAGAGAAGATGGGATGCCGGTTGATGAACCGACCTCAGGCCATCCTGAACTGTGTTAATAAGTTCTGGACCTTTCAAGAGTTGGCCGGCCATGGTGTTCCTCTGCCCGATACTTTCTCTTATG GTGGTCATGAAAATTTTTCTAAGATGATTGATGAAGCAGAAGTACTGGAGTTCCCAATGGTAGTGAAGAATACACGAGGTCATAGAG GCAAAGCTGTTTTCTTGGCTCGAGATAAGCACCATTTGGCTGATCTAAGCCATCTTATTCGCCATGAAGCTCCATACCTGTTCCAGAAGTATGTTAAAGAGTCTCATGGACGGGATGTACGTGTCATTGTTGTGGGAGGCCGTGTGGTTGGCACCATGTTACGCTGTTCAACAGATGGGAGGATGCAAAGCAACTGCTCACTAG GTGGTGTGGGGATGATGTGCTCTTTGAGTGAGCAGGGGAAGCAGCTAGCTGTCCAGGTGTCTAATATCCTGGGGATGGATGTGTGTGGCATTGACCTGTTGATGAAAGACGACGGCTCCTTCTGTGTCTGCGAGGCCAATGCAAATGTAGGTTTCATCGCCTTTGATAAGGCTTGTAATCTAGATGTAGCTGGTATCATAGCGGACTATGCCGCCTCCCTTCTGCCCTCTGGCCGGCTCACCCGGCGTATGTCCCTGCTCTCCGTGGTGTCCACGGCCAGTGAGACTAGTGAGCCGGAGCTGGGTCCCCCAGCCAGCACTGCTGTCGACAACATGAGCGCAAGTTCCAGCTCTGTTGACAGCGACCCTGAAAGCACCGAGCGAGAACTGCTCACCAAGCTCCCAGGGGGCCTATTCAACATGAACCAGCTGCTAGCCAATGAAATTGAACTCCTGGTGGAGTGA